GTCTCCAATAGTTCGACAAGTTTCGTATAATGTTGTAAAAGTAGTACGTAAGTAGTAACGTTGATAATTCAAATGGGTATAAAGTGAATTTTGCTTTTGCATTTTGAAGAGTAGTTGAAGTTTTGAGTGCATTGaagattaaatatttcatacattttccaATATCTTACAAAATATGGAGGACTCTTAAtctatgttttagttttataagagTCCAatggattaataaaaatagcaagaatttaaattttatctttttacttcaataattttttattgaattgcaTATTATAGTATGAAATATAACTCAAATATATTCAAGTTAATTTAAGACTTAAGTCATTAaggttgaaataaaataaagcaagtGATCAtcacaaattttattgataGCCAAACCTTTAAAACTATTTCTAGTATTTACATCTCTTAAGTGTTTACTATGTTACAATTCTCACAACATTTTATAAGCAAGCCGAAACGTACATGAAGGAATCGTGAACATGACgtctataaataaatctatgatAATGCATCTACAAATAAGTTGAGTGAAACATACGCATAATTACAATTCCATGTTTATTTATCACTAAAAACCATAAATCAGcttattgtttacaaaaatgaattaaacagaccgttgaaattataaatgaaatatggcCTTATACAGCTGAACGGTGTACGGCAAATAATTACACTTAATACCTAAATACCAGTCGCAATATTTCGCTTTCGAATACGTATGTGTTTGAAACAACTTCAAATTTTCAACAAGTTGGAAACGATCCAAATGGTCAGTACAAAGTGCGGTGCTATTGGCATTTTACTGTTTCCAATGTCCCAACGCGATGATTCGAAATATTGCAACGATGGTTACAATGCGATTAAGTTAATCACTATCACTgttataatttagttaaatatctAAACCAGTCTTCATTTTTAAAGTCTAGATTAAATCAAGCGCTAGACTGCTACGTGATGTCTATTGGGTGCTGGATGAATTTCGTATTTCTAATCACGTCtaagaaaatgtatatttttaatagtgacTTGGAGTTAGCAcgttcaaatttattaaaatctacattGGGGTCGTTGAACAAATTTTCGTAGAGGTTATTGAAAATAAGAAAGTAAGTTATGTATACGCGTACGATAAAATATTCagcaaaatgaaaaatgttataatgtaCAGATATTATATccatttctatataatatttcatactaaaaagtatttgcagtttaaataatttatcatcatAGCTTCAGACATCACGCACCAGAGCCTCATATGTACAAACACAACACAAACCTCATCATTACATTCAGTTCAAACAGCAAGCCATATAACGAATGTCACTGATAGATATAAACTCGACAGCAAATTGAGACTCGCGCTAGATCGCCAATAACTCTCATCCTTTGACGATAACATTAATGAATCTTCCTGCTTCTGGACCAGCTCTCCGGGACAAGGCATTGATTCTGGTGTCAGACTCACGACAGCCACTTGGTTATTAATAATTGGTTGTACAGTTGGTTCATATTTGTATTGGCTTATATAATCATAATCTTCATTGCCATCTTGCTGTAGAACTTCGCTGTTGGTTTCTATTTCGTACAATTGTTCACTTTTTGCCTCTTCGATAGTTTCTGCGTTGAGCGCGTTGACAGTTTCTATTTTATTGACCGAGTTTGGTAAGCAGGTTACTTCGTCGAGTGCTAATTTGAGTGGATCGCTTTTCGTCTCGTTCCGCAGGACTTGAATCCAGGATATGCGGCAGTCACAGGTTAGTTTGTTACctgggaaagaaaaataaaattaggttaTGGATGTGAGCTATACGAAGGAttaagtcatattatgtttatacaatGAACTACTTATAAGTATAGGACAAAATCgatgaaaaataatgtaaaagtttttttatgcaaacatttttcattataatattcaattataccTTTAAGATCTCAGGAGAGGAGTGTCGGCATAAAATATGAAAGCTAATAAACGCtgtgattttgaattttatttcttaagtaCATTgagtgaaatttattttaattaacactaaaaattacctttacgttcaataaattacatttaattaaaattgatttcaaCATTATCTCACGCCtgttcgaaattatttttttcgaaaacgTGCTCATCATtcgtaattttataaacacGACGCTGCAttacagtaaatatttaatataaaatatttttttcaaaaaataaactactatatttttgaatataatttaattttgagtaGTCACGTGTCTATTCATAATTGCATAAAACAAGTCATAAAATGATCACGTTTGTTGGCTTTcattatacgaaatatttcattgtatCAAAATCAAGTTATTGTACTATTGTTGATTCGATAAAGGGAGTTCGTACACTCATTAATTGTCCTTAATACGAGGGGTGCACGAATAGGGGATTACCGTACTAAAGGGTGTGCTCtattgtttgaagtaaacaCAGTCATTTTATCTTCACATGTCTGAacctatgtatttattttgtccaTAATACATTTGTTCAACGTTGTATGTAATGCTTTTGCGATTAGATTATAATTTGGAGTTTATGTTATAGTTCTCGTTGTTTAGGAACAATAAACTTCTATTACAATGAATAATGAAATGCAAAATACACTCTCATGACTTCATTGGGGCGCTGATATGGATTTAAACATAATCATTTGATATATTGAGATTagtcttatattaatttaatatcactttatatgaacaataataaatagaatttaaacaaaattatattaaagcaattttaatgcaaagatttttatttccatCTTTCGAAATGTTATCCTAACAGTAATTTCGAAGACTAACTTTCTTGATGCAATGGTTATGGTTTCATAAACGCTAGACTACACGATGATAAATTGTGCACTGAGTTCTGAAACTTTCCAACAACAAGAACAAAACTCACCGCTCAAATACAAAACCGATGTCTTCATCTTTAAATTCTCAAGAATGGGCTTGACAGTTTCGGAAGTAAAATATTCCAACTCATTGTTCCTCAAATCCAATAACTCAAGACCGCGGACACCTTCCAAAAGACCCTCGTTGattgatttcaatttattacCAGTCATTGACAATTTCTGAAGCAGCGCGAGACCGTCGAACGCCCTCTCATCAAGATATTTCAATTCATTATTGTCCAAAAGTAGCTCGTTTAAATTCCACAATTCAGTAAACGTTAAATCGCCAATCATGTTTAACTTGTTCGATCTCAGATCCAATCTCGTCAAATTAGCCAAGCCCCTAAAAGTGTCTTTAGTCAGCACAGAAATCAAATTGCCCTCCAATATCAGATCGTTGAGCACCGTTAGATGTTCAAAACAACCGTCGTGCGCCAGATTAATGCTGTTCGATGACAAATCGAGATATTTCAGAGAGGGCAAATCGACAAAAATGTCTCTCTGTATCTCCGTCACTTTATTCTCTTTTATAGTCAAGTTTACGAGCGATGGGAGATTTGTGAACGATGAAAAGTCCAGTTCTGATATTTTGTCGTTCATCAACGTTATCTCTTTCACTGTTGACATgttcgtaaatgtttttttgtcgATTTTTTCGAGCGTCGCGTAATGAATGAACAATTTTTGTAGCCTCTTTAGTCTACGGATCACTTGTAATGGAATGAACTTGAGTGCTCCATCTGATCTGACGTTGAACGTAAGTCTTTCTAAATATGGTTGAGAACTGAAACTAGTCCATATGGGATCAGTTTCATCGATTCCTCCGTTGAATACCCAGCAGTCTGCCCTTGTGGCTGATTTATATTCAGTTTTCTCGCAGTAGCAATGCACTTTTGATTCTCTATTAGTAATTTCGCATATGTTGTCCTTTACTTGCGCTCCGTGGTACCGCCTCTCGGTCTTGTCTCTGCGTTTTTCATTTAGACGGCTTTCAGTGTAGGATATTTGCACAGAAGTCAACGCCAAAGCCAGAAGTAAATATTGGACGACGGTCTCCATGTCCCCCTTGCCTTTTCACAAacctgaaacaaacaaaaaaataaattaaagaggACTCGTTTCAGATGATTCGTTCGTGTATTCGCATTGAAAGAACATGATTTTTTCTATTACTGGCCTAAATACTGATctctttattaaaaatcaatttataatcaTGGTTTTGGAGATATTTAGTATACGCGAATTGGTTTATATCTTtgcatactaatattaaaaaccaaaatgaAAGATAGTTCGAAATAATCAGTCTTCAAACACTTAAGGCTTGCATAAAATTTCTATTAGGTACAGTAAAGCTATCTGACATGATCACTTAAAAGCAGCATAAAACTAACcccgttttaaaattatttatataaaggtatCATATGCATTTCAGGCGATCCATCATCAGGTGACTTGCGTCCAGCACTTAAACTAATTCGAGGGGTTCGGGTAATGAACTTACCGGCAGATCACGTGACTATGACTCATAATACACccccttaaatattttttatcgtaattacTTTGATAATGTCCCTAAGTGATTCGGAGTGGATAAGGTAATGCATTTCCGAGTGCAGACCCAGTGTTTAAGTACTTTTAGATACAATTTATGTTGATGACGGTAACATTTATACGAAATGTAGAGGGTGTTAAGTGGGAAATATTCGGGAGGAATgtgttatagattttttaaataacgaaaCTACAGGAGAGTTGTCGCTCCCTTTTTTATTGCATGAACCGGAAATGCCCTTAAGGGTAAGCTCCACTTCCTGTAAATAGCTCCAACATaccatatttcatttcatttgacTGGCTACTAAGAGTGACTGCGTTCCTCGCTTTGATTGATGGTAGGTTATATggtaaaactaaactaaatataaaactaagctatacacatatttttcaaatttattaactaACCTGGACCTATGCATAAATGCTttccatcaaataaatttatcataaatgcgaaacaaatttacataagcataaaatattaaaatattaattccttTATAAAGGCCATTACACAGTACTGACGTCTGATCAGAGTTAATTAAAAACGTTCATCATCTCTTTTTTGCGAATGCGACTGTTGATTGGTACGAGCAGGACAAAAAGAAACTGCGACCTTTTGTTTCCTAAATGGTTATTGGGGATTGAAAATTTCAGGGATGTCCTCAAGACGGCCTTTCGCCCGTTTTAATTAGAGATATTGTTGCTTTTATCGAGTGAAATTTCGACACTGTTGCCGGTTAGAAAAATGTATgccaaatattttgtacattattttaagattGTCAATATTTTGCCTATTATTttgtggtttatttttaaaaacttctcTTTATACCATGAAAATATAGtgacacaaataaataaacaaaataaagacaataataaaattaatacactgataaaataataaaacatacatctACTGACATTCGGTAATTGAAACTTCATTAATTGACCATTTAATCTGTTATATGAAAGCAAACAccacaaaataatcaaatattaaatgcaacaacatgttttatatattgtgaTTCATATGTAAAGGCTTCAAGCAGCCTGCTCGGACTACAAATAGTGAGGTTATTGGTTGAATATCCACTTCAGGTAAACTAAGTTTccatgtaatttaatttggaaaGAACACACCCTTGATTAGAATTAGACCtggtagaaaaataaaatgtcactCTGCCATTTCATCAAAGagttataaatcaaaatgtgCACTAGTTCCACTGTATGCAATATAACCAAAAGCTAACACCTGGAGCCTTAGTgtatggttatttatttatgcatacgTGATCTTTTAATGGAGTTGCTCCTATAGTTTATACAGCAATATTGCTTTTGAATTctttataacatgaataaagATCAATTTTCACATTTCATACTCCCCAAGGGAACAGTTTAGAATAAGGAAACATCGAATTTGCGTCCCATTTGAGTGTAAATATGGAGTTTGTAGTAGAATTTGGATATAGCCGAGCGACTGCAGACAACCTTAATGGTCGTTCCGTTTGTGTATTTGAAGTACTCATTACACAGATGATTGAAAACGCCGGACTTCTAGTTCTAATTTGAAAGTAACGCtggctatttttatttaaatagaaaaataattctcATGGACTcagattaaaaatgtaaatgcaTTAAAAAGAGAATtaatttatggaatatttataaaagagtttataagtaaacatcacggaaataaaaacatttcgcaattggtaattttgataattattttacaactagTTATGATAGAAAAAGCTGCCAATTACGGTCACTAAATAAGTATTGGTAAAAACCACATAACGTCTTCAATTAGATCATCCGGGAGGATACTTATCCAAGTACTAGTACAATTAAAAGAATATACATTGTAAGCTTGACGTAATAagtcatttttaaatgtaacgaAGACTACCTCACGTATTTGAGTGCCTCTGgttaataaattctatttcatGTTTAATAAGTTGTCTGTCTGTAACAATTTTGGCGCTATGTAACACTATGACACTGTCAATTGTATATTGTATCACTTTTATAAGTACACTTTTGTTTTCTCTTTCTTCCGTGTTTAAGCATGCGACTTGGagtaactaaatatttattaagaactgTATAAATACGTCATACCAGGTACCAGCGTTTTGCTCCTTGGAGCAAAGCATATTACTGAGCTGGGCCTGATTGCGGCTGCAATATCTCACAAATGGATATACTTGTCTATTctctgtatatattttaagttatactgTGTGTTAACCGTagccaaaataaacttttttgtctATCTATCTATCAAAAggattattattgttaataacttAAATCTACCGCTTATGACGTCAACGTCTCATAGTAATGAATTCCATAACGaccttaataaatatgaatgctCCACGAAATTTCCATTTACAAAAGCAAGTGCCACttgatatgattttttaatttcattactcGACCGCGAACCATCTCCGCGAGGGCGCTGTACatctgtttttgtttctttgtccTCGTTTATTTTATCAGTCCAAACGAAATCGTGTGttttcctttaaatatttatttcctttgtaTGTATTTGCAGGATATTGTTTCTGTCAAAGGGCGTGGAATAATAATCTTTCGCTTTCATGTAATCGGTTAGGTTGGGGTTCAAAGCGTTATTTTtgttagagatttttttttattgaatcaaTACGATGGACTGCAATggcaaatattattgtattgtggGGAATGAATTCTGTCGCGTAAATGGGTTATTACATTGGGATTGAAACGACCAATACACGACCTTGTTTCACTGAAACTATATCGTATAATgcgtaaacaaaacaaaaggtTGAGTTGTTATTTGTACTGGATTATGTGCAGGATATTACGTTctatgcataatttatttagttctaCGGATATTGGATATGAGCTCAGTTTTAAACAGATATAAGTCTACCAGGTTAAGTGCTCGAAAGAATTGGTTACTTTACTAACCAGTAACCAAAAAATAGTATGCGATTGTACAGAATTTTATTAAGTGCCATTGTTActtactatataataattatattacactatGGAATGTTTCGAATAAgtggattattatttaaatgtttagagCTAAGTTCAATTCCAGATGACGCTCCagattatgaaattattatcaacgtatttaatattatcaaactaTTCAAATCACTTGATATTTTAAACCCGTGAAATgggaattaaattttacaaaataacccTAGCAAGGTACCCCTAGccatattaagaaaaataaaatccccAAAGTAAACAAAAGAGACACAAAACATACGTGTCTATATAAATACGAGACCATTTCATCCCAATCCATTTTGTTAAAACAgtactaaataaacaaataagagAGCTTGTTTTTAATCCTATAAAGATTGGGTCAAATATTGAACGATACCAGAACCATACAACAAAGACACGAATGTTATCTATTTCATACGTagttgttacatatttatttatatttacagtatAAGCAGTAGAGACCGAGTACATTGGAAATTGTTAGAGGAGGCCTTTATCAAGAGGCATACTGAACTTAGAGATGTAACTtaacatataacataaaatgaaaagagaaaacacacacacaacatcacgcatttatcctcgaaggggtatgcagaggagcaaccagggcacccacttttcgccaagtgtgttccgtcccatgatgtgatagggagcgagcctatcgtcatatcagacacaaattccatactccgggctgatactgagcagaaaaacccaaatatcactttgcccgacccggaattcgaacccaggacctcagagcgctgtcgcaC
The nucleotide sequence above comes from Manduca sexta isolate Smith_Timp_Sample1 chromosome 11, JHU_Msex_v1.0, whole genome shotgun sequence. Encoded proteins:
- the LOC115449187 gene encoding connectin-like; the protein is METVVQYLLLALALTSVQISYTESRLNEKRRDKTERRYHGAQVKDNICEITNRESKVHCYCEKTEYKSATRADCWVFNGGIDETDPIWTSFSSQPYLERLTFNVRSDGALKFIPLQVIRRLKRLQKLFIHYATLEKIDKKTFTNMSTVKEITLMNDKISELDFSSFTNLPSLVNLTIKENKVTEIQRDIFVDLPSLKYLDLSSNSINLAHDGCFEHLTVLNDLILEGNLISVLTKDTFRGLANLTRLDLRSNKLNMIGDLTFTELWNLNELLLDNNELKYLDERAFDGLALLQKLSMTGNKLKSINEGLLEGVRGLELLDLRNNELEYFTSETVKPILENLKMKTSVLYLSGNKLTCDCRISWIQVLRNETKSDPLKLALDEVTCLPNSVNKIETVNALNAETIEEAKSEQLYEIETNSEVLQQDGNEDYDYISQYKYEPTVQPIINNQVAVVSLTPESMPCPGELVQKQEDSLMLSSKDESYWRSSASLNLLSSLYLSVTFVIWLAV